From Hoplias malabaricus isolate fHopMal1 chromosome 11, fHopMal1.hap1, whole genome shotgun sequence, a single genomic window includes:
- the kcng4a gene encoding potassium voltage-gated channel subfamily G member 4a — MPIISNANHDFSNLSVSDDSSLDRIFTEIPETETIKGVYYQRARFLRRPEDLLSVDHGLQALINVGGNRYTFPWSTLEQFPLTRLGRLRMCSSPEEIAGVCDDYDEARHEFFFDRSPSAFRVILNFLAAGKLRMLREMCILSLHDELTYWGVEMAYMERCCKRKMYTRLEEMADHERREDDRRRRSMQVRPPVEETRYRKFMNRLRDMVENPQSGLPGKLFACLSVLMVAVTVVSLCISTMPDLREEENRGECSQKCYHMFIVETVCVAWFSLEFVLRFIQARSKLEFLRGPLNIIDAMAILPYYVSLAVEEEDPGLEHERPAGGKGYLDKLGLVLRILRALRILYVMRLARHSLGLQTLGLTVRRSTREFGLLLLFLCVAVTLFSPLVHLAESELTGAQDFSSIPASYWWAIISMTTVGYGDMVPRSIPGQVVALSSILSGILIMAFPATSIFHMFSRSYQELKQEHDRLFKEECAAAAAAAAAVGESEEDQERGVDYPSPGLAVGQDAGIPGSTEALSLLENREEPTGNNRHTLPAGAF; from the exons ATGCCCATCATCAGTAACGCAAACCATGACTTCAGCAACCTCTCTGTCAGCGATGACAGCAGTCTGGACCGAATCTTCACTGAGATTCCTGAGACAGAGACCATTAAGGGTGTGTACTACCAGCGTGCCCGCTTTCTCCGCCGGCCAGAGGACCTGTTGTCTGTAGACCATGGCTTGCAGGCACTCATTAACGTGGGTGGCAACCGCTACACCTTTCCCTGGAGCACGCTGGAGCAGTTCCCTCTTACACGGCTAGGTCGCCTGCGCATGTGTAGCAGCCCAGAGGAGATTGCTGGCGTGTGTGATGACTACGATGAAGCACGGCATGAGTTCTTCTTTGACCGCAGCCCCAGCGCTTTTCGCGTCATCCTTAACTTCTTGGCTGCAGGCAAGCTGCGCATGCTTCGTGAGATGTGCATACTATCACTGCATGATGAGCTGACCTACTGGGGCGTGGAGATGGCCTACATGGAACGTTGCTGCAAACGCAAGATGTACACGCGCTTGGAGGAGATGGCCGACCATGAACGACGAGAGGACGATCGTAGGCGGCGCAGCATGCAGGTCCGCCCCCCGGTGGAGGAGACTCGTTACCGCAAGTTCATGAACCGTCTGAGGGACATGGTAGAGAATCCACAATCGGGACTGCCAGGGAAGTTGTTCGCATGCCTGTCTGTGCTGATGGTAGCAGTGACCGTAGTCAGCCTGTGCATCAGCACCATGCCAGACCTGAGGGAGGAGGAGAACAGA GGTGAATGTTCTCAGAAGTGCTACCACATGTTCATCgtagagacagtgtgtgtggcaTGGTTCTCCTTGGAATTTGTGCTACGCTTCATCCAGGCTCGCAGCAAGCTGGAATTTTTACGTGGACCCCTCAACATCATTGATGCCATGGCCATCCTACCCTACTATGTGTCTCTGGCTGTGGAGGAAGAGGACCCAGGACTGGAGCATGAACGTCCAGCCGGGGGTAAGGGCTATCTAGACAAACTGGGCCTGGTGCTGCGTATTTTGCGGGCACTGCGCATCTTGTATGTGATGCGGCTGGCGCGGCACTCACTAGGCCTGCAGACACTGGGGCTGACCGTGCGGAGGAGTACTCGAGAGTTTGGCCTGTTGCTGCTTTTCTTATGTGTGGCTGTCACACTATTTTCGCCTCTGGTACATCTGGCAGAAAGCGAGCTGACAGGAGCTCAGGACTTCAGCAGCATCCCCGCATCCTACTGGTGGGCCATCATCTCAATGACCACAGTGGGCTATGGCGACATGGTGCCACGCAGCATCCCAGGCCAAGTGGTGGCACTCAGCAGCATCCTGAGCGGCATTCTCATCATGGCCTTCCCAGCCACTTCCATTTTTCACATGTTTTCCCGGTCCTACCAAGAGCTGAAGCAGGAACACGACCGACTGTTTAAGGAGGAATGtgccgctgctgctgctgctgctgctgctgttggtgAATCAGAGGAGGACCAGGAAAGAGGTGTGGATTATCCTTCCCCTGGACTGGCTGTTGGGCAGGATGCAGGAATTCCTGGATCCACCGAGGCTCTATCTCTgctggagaacagagaagagcCCACAGGGAATAACAGACATACACTACCAGCAGGAGCCTTTTAG